In one window of Methanolobus mangrovi DNA:
- a CDS encoding winged helix-turn-helix domain-containing protein, translating into MLGGITIRRSRLDITIAILKIAASGAKKTQIVYGANLNSTIANKYLSRLEEKKLIEQKGNIFVTTDKGRSYKEMASELEIR; encoded by the coding sequence ATGCTGGGGGGCATTACTATCAGGCGGAGTAGGTTAGATATAACGATCGCTATCTTAAAGATAGCTGCTAGTGGAGCGAAAAAGACTCAAATAGTTTATGGAGCGAATCTGAATTCTACAATTGCAAATAAATATCTTTCAAGGCTGGAAGAAAAAAAGTTAATCGAGCAAAAAGGAAACATTTTCGTAACGACTGACAAAGGACGATCATATAAAGAAATGGCCAGCGAACTGGAGATTCGCTGA